In the genome of Pseudomonas putida, one region contains:
- the darT gene encoding type II toxin-antitoxin system toxin DNA ADP-ribosyl transferase DarT — protein sequence MTYTRLNPSKALIWRIVHRDNLPWLLDNGVCAVSTGTLSSGYVGIGNPDLISKRAKRGVPIDPGGTLADYVPFYFTPFSVMMKNIHSGRGVQQRRNEEIVILVSSLYHVRSLGLPFVFTDAHAYPDWAGYYSDLEHLDKIDWEILQSRDFKRDPDDPRKMERYQAEALIYEHVPVAGLLGIVCYNEALQRRVDQEVRQRRLDLPVYARPGWYF from the coding sequence ATGACCTATACCAGACTGAACCCAAGCAAAGCCCTGATATGGCGAATCGTTCATCGCGATAACCTTCCGTGGCTTCTGGACAACGGCGTATGTGCTGTCTCCACAGGAACGCTATCCAGTGGGTACGTAGGGATTGGCAACCCTGACCTGATTAGCAAGCGAGCCAAGCGTGGGGTTCCCATCGACCCCGGCGGAACCTTGGCAGACTATGTGCCGTTTTACTTCACACCGTTTTCAGTGATGATGAAAAACATTCACTCAGGACGAGGAGTACAGCAACGTAGGAACGAGGAGATCGTGATTCTTGTCTCGAGTCTGTACCATGTGCGGTCTCTCGGCCTACCTTTTGTCTTTACCGATGCTCATGCCTATCCGGATTGGGCTGGCTATTACAGCGACCTAGAGCATCTGGACAAGATTGATTGGGAGATCCTGCAGTCCAGAGATTTCAAGCGTGATCCCGATGATCCGCGGAAAATGGAACGCTATCAGGCTGAAGCACTGATCTACGAACACGTTCCAGTCGCTGGCCTTCTAGGGATTGTCTGCTACAACGAAGCTTTGCAACGTCGTGTTGATCAGGAGGTCCGACAACGTCGGTTGGACCTTCCTGTATACGCTCGACCCGGGTGGTATTTCTGA
- a CDS encoding DarT ssDNA thymidine ADP-ribosyltransferase family protein: MAIRTQRFLYHLTSVANVLSIFQRGLLPRTALMEDEFADIADAEIIQGRCQQGLERYVPFHWFAKNPFDGRVYHDRPDEEFVLVAVERSHAQTQNWSVIARHPLSGGRFELLGYDEGFEAIDWDLMDLRDYHDQECKHVCMAECLAPGPVLVSQFAKIYTPSDAISGFVRTQAAAAGVRNLWIDANRNMFPTR, from the coding sequence ATGGCGATCCGCACACAGCGATTTCTCTATCACCTTACAAGCGTGGCGAACGTTCTTTCGATCTTTCAACGTGGTTTGCTACCCAGAACTGCTCTGATGGAGGATGAGTTCGCCGACATTGCTGATGCGGAGATCATTCAGGGTCGCTGTCAACAGGGTCTGGAGCGGTACGTTCCCTTCCACTGGTTCGCCAAGAATCCGTTTGACGGACGGGTCTATCACGATAGGCCAGATGAAGAGTTTGTCCTGGTTGCTGTGGAAAGGAGTCATGCGCAGACACAAAATTGGAGCGTTATCGCACGGCATCCGCTATCGGGTGGTCGATTCGAGTTGCTAGGGTATGACGAGGGTTTCGAAGCGATCGATTGGGACCTGATGGACTTACGCGATTACCATGATCAGGAATGCAAGCACGTCTGTATGGCAGAATGTCTAGCTCCCGGGCCCGTTCTCGTTTCCCAGTTCGCAAAAATCTACACACCTTCCGATGCCATCTCGGGTTTTGTAAGGACGCAAGCTGCCGCTGCTGGGGTCAGGAATCTGTGGATTGATGCCAATAGGAATATGTTCCCAACCCGATGA